A portion of the Sabethes cyaneus chromosome 3, idSabCyanKW18_F2, whole genome shotgun sequence genome contains these proteins:
- the LOC128742462 gene encoding uncharacterized protein LOC128742462, producing MWKFIANVFMLTVTLVAAQDSTHSYIIQCKRSDPELIGCIKGALHNLRPYLAMGIPDIKLPPVEPFVMDQLSLQLTGGPQGYRINLKNMEVYGASNFTVKNIKLSEGDEPFEARLTIPKLLIHAKYTSSGVLIIIPASGSGDFDAVFDGVTADVKGRVSFNEKPTGTHMRVETLDLNLSIKKPRLSVSKIFNNNRILTEATNLFLKENGNEVLRALQPQLQKKLSAEFMGISNQLLENVPLNSFIID from the exons CTCACTCCTACATCATACAATGTAAACGATCCGATCCGGAGCTAATCGGTTGCATTAAAGGTGCTCTGCATAATTTGCGGCCATACCTGGCAATGGGAATCCCCGATATCAAG CTCCCACCCGTTGAGCCGTTTGTCATGGATCAACTCTCTCTGCAGCTAACTGGAGGTCCTCAAGGTTACAGAATTAATCTGAAAAACATGGAGGTATACGGAGCCAGTAACTTCACCGTCAAAAATATCAA ACTTAGTGAAGGCGATGAACCATTTGAGGCCCGATTAACCATTCCGAAGCTGTTGATTCATGCTAAGTATACCTCGAGCGGTGTTCTGATTATTATTCCTGCCAGTGGTTCGGGTGATTTCGATGCCGTTTTTG ATGGAGTGACCGCCGACGTGAAAGGTCGAGTATCGTTCAACGAGAAACCGACCGGCACTCATATGCGCGTCGAAACTCTAGACCTGAACTTGTCTATCAAAAAGCCCCGACTGAGTGTTTCGAAGATCTTCAATAATAACCGAATTTTAA cCGAAGCCACCAATTTGTTCCTAAAAGAGAACGGCAACGAAGTACTGCGTGCGCTCCAGCCTCAGCTGCAGAAAAAGCTGTCAGCCGAATTCATGGGAATCTCCAACCAGCTgctggaaaatgttcctctgaACTCTTTCATTATTGACTaa